The following are encoded in a window of Qingrenia yutianensis genomic DNA:
- a CDS encoding phosphotransferase family protein, translating into MKPEKMIAVRNNKTVYRDGDKCIKVFNSDYSKADVLNEALNQARIEQTGLRVPKILEVTVIDGKWSIVSEYIKGKTLAQLMEEKPGKKKDYINMLADLQVAMHALRCPLLTKLKDKLDMKISQSEFDATTRYDLHMRLDSMPNHKKVCHGDFNPSNIIINERDRAYIIDWAHASQGNGAADAARTYLLFWLNGDIEGAKQYLHAYCTRSNTARQYVQKWLPIVAAAQSVKGNEAEREFLREWVDVVDYQ; encoded by the coding sequence ATGAAGCCTGAAAAAATGATTGCAGTACGAAACAACAAGACGGTTTACCGCGACGGTGACAAATGCATAAAGGTGTTCAACTCCGACTACTCAAAGGCAGACGTTTTAAACGAAGCTCTCAATCAGGCGCGTATCGAGCAGACGGGACTGCGCGTTCCGAAAATCCTGGAGGTTACGGTTATCGACGGCAAATGGTCGATTGTATCGGAATATATCAAGGGCAAAACGCTTGCACAGCTTATGGAGGAAAAGCCCGGCAAAAAGAAGGATTATATAAATATGCTTGCGGATTTGCAGGTGGCAATGCACGCATTGAGATGTCCTCTTTTAACCAAGCTTAAAGATAAGCTGGATATGAAAATTTCGCAGAGCGAGTTTGACGCAACAACGCGTTACGATTTGCATATGCGTCTTGATTCGATGCCGAACCACAAAAAAGTTTGCCACGGCGATTTCAACCCGAGCAACATCATTATAAACGAGCGCGACAGAGCGTATATAATCGACTGGGCGCACGCGTCGCAGGGAAACGGTGCGGCGGACGCGGCGAGAACCTATCTTCTGTTCTGGTTAAACGGAGATATAGAAGGCGCAAAGCAGTATCTTCACGCTTACTGCACAAGAAGCAACACCGCAAGGCAGTATGTTCAGAAATGGCTTCCGATTGTTGCGGCGGCGCAGTCGGTAAAGGGCAACGAGGCGGAAAGAGAGTTTTTGCGCGAGTGGGTTGACGTTGTGGATTATCAGTAA
- the adhE gene encoding bifunctional acetaldehyde-CoA/alcohol dehydrogenase, giving the protein MKTKNYALTDSVESLETAIARVRKAQNEFSVFSQDKVDRIFLAAASAANKMRIPLAKMAVEETGMGVVEDKVIKNHYASEYIYNAYRNTKTCGVIYEDKAYGIKKIAEPLGVIAAVIPTTNPTSTAIFKTLIALKTRNGIIISPHPRAKNSTIAAAKTVLEAAVEAGAPEGIIGWIDSPSLEMTNLVMKEADIILATGGPGMVKAAYSSGKPALGVGAGNTPAIIDSSADILKAVNSIIHSKTFDNGMICASEQSVIAMSDIYDEVKAEFAARGCYFLNREDTNKVRKTIIINGALNAKIVGQTAHTIAKLAHIEVPEDTKILIGEVESVDISEEFAHEKLSPVLAMYKAKNIEDAFEKAERLIADGGYGHTSSIYLNEVTEREKLDKFAERMKTCRILVNTPSSHGGIGDLYNFKLAPSLTLGCGSWGGNSVSENVGVKHLLNIKTVAERRENMLWFRTPEKVYIKKGCLPVALGELKTVMNKKKAFIVTDGFLYKNGYAKPIIDKLNEMGIANTVFFDVAPDPTLECAKRGAELMKSFEPDCIIALGGGSAMDAAKIMWVLYEHPEADFMDMAMRFSDIRKRVYTFPKMGEKAYFIAVPTSAGTGSEVTPFAVITDEKTGVKYPLADYELLPNMAIVDTDFHMSAPKGLTAASGIDAVTHALEAYASMLATDYTDALALKSLKTIFEYLPRAYENGETDVLAREKMANAATMAGMAFANAFLGVCHSTAHKLGAFHHLPHGVANALMIEHVLRFNASETPKKMGTFPQYDHPHTLERYAEIADYLKLGGKTDEEKLEKLVGAVNALKEKVGIKKSIKDYGIDEKDFLARLDEMTEQAFDDQCTGANPRYPLMSEIKEMYLAAYYGKDANL; this is encoded by the coding sequence ATGAAAACGAAAAATTATGCACTGACAGACAGTGTGGAAAGTCTTGAAACGGCTATTGCCCGCGTTAGAAAAGCACAGAACGAATTTTCCGTATTTTCACAGGATAAGGTTGACAGGATATTTCTTGCGGCGGCTTCGGCGGCAAACAAAATGCGTATTCCGCTCGCCAAAATGGCGGTTGAAGAAACGGGAATGGGTGTTGTTGAGGACAAGGTTATCAAAAATCATTATGCAAGTGAATACATCTATAACGCATACCGCAATACAAAAACCTGCGGTGTAATTTATGAGGACAAAGCATACGGAATTAAAAAAATTGCCGAACCGCTCGGAGTTATTGCGGCGGTTATACCGACCACAAATCCCACATCTACGGCAATTTTTAAAACACTTATTGCATTAAAAACCCGAAACGGAATTATCATAAGCCCCCATCCGAGGGCAAAAAACAGCACCATCGCCGCGGCGAAAACGGTGCTTGAGGCGGCGGTTGAGGCAGGCGCGCCCGAAGGCATAATCGGCTGGATTGACTCGCCGAGCCTTGAAATGACAAACCTTGTTATGAAAGAGGCTGATATTATCCTTGCAACAGGCGGGCCCGGAATGGTAAAAGCGGCATATTCGAGCGGAAAACCGGCGCTCGGAGTAGGTGCGGGAAACACACCTGCGATTATCGACAGCAGTGCCGATATTTTAAAAGCGGTAAACTCGATTATCCATTCAAAAACCTTCGACAACGGTATGATTTGCGCGTCGGAGCAGTCGGTGATTGCTATGAGCGATATATACGACGAGGTTAAAGCAGAATTTGCCGCACGCGGATGTTATTTTTTAAACCGCGAGGACACAAACAAGGTAAGAAAAACCATTATCATAAACGGTGCGCTAAATGCGAAAATCGTAGGTCAGACGGCGCACACAATAGCAAAGCTTGCGCATATTGAAGTTCCCGAGGATACGAAAATTTTAATCGGCGAGGTTGAGTCGGTTGATATTTCGGAGGAATTTGCGCACGAAAAACTCTCGCCCGTCCTTGCAATGTATAAGGCGAAAAACATTGAGGACGCATTTGAAAAAGCGGAACGGTTAATCGCGGACGGCGGTTACGGTCACACCTCGTCGATTTATCTTAACGAAGTCACCGAAAGGGAAAAACTGGATAAATTTGCCGAGCGTATGAAAACATGCCGAATACTGGTTAACACTCCGTCATCTCACGGCGGTATCGGCGATTTGTATAACTTTAAGCTTGCGCCGTCGCTCACCCTCGGCTGCGGTTCGTGGGGAGGCAACTCGGTCAGCGAAAATGTCGGCGTAAAGCACCTTCTGAATATAAAAACCGTTGCCGAGAGGAGAGAGAATATGCTTTGGTTCAGAACACCCGAAAAGGTTTATATCAAAAAAGGCTGTCTGCCCGTCGCGCTCGGCGAGCTTAAGACGGTGATGAACAAGAAGAAGGCATTTATCGTTACCGACGGTTTTCTCTACAAAAACGGCTATGCAAAGCCGATTATTGATAAACTCAACGAAATGGGCATTGCAAACACAGTATTTTTCGACGTTGCACCCGACCCGACGCTTGAATGTGCAAAACGCGGAGCGGAGCTTATGAAATCGTTTGAGCCCGACTGCATTATTGCTCTCGGAGGCGGTTCCGCAATGGACGCGGCAAAAATTATGTGGGTGCTCTACGAACACCCCGAGGCGGACTTTATGGATATGGCAATGCGTTTTTCCGATATACGCAAAAGGGTTTACACGTTCCCGAAAATGGGAGAAAAAGCGTACTTTATTGCCGTGCCGACTTCTGCCGGAACAGGCTCGGAGGTTACGCCGTTTGCGGTTATCACCGACGAAAAAACCGGCGTGAAATATCCGCTTGCCGACTATGAGCTTTTGCCGAATATGGCGATTGTGGACACCGATTTTCATATGTCCGCACCCAAAGGACTTACCGCGGCGTCGGGAATTGACGCGGTGACGCACGCGCTTGAAGCATATGCGTCAATGCTTGCGACGGACTACACCGACGCATTGGCGTTGAAATCGCTCAAAACAATATTTGAATATCTTCCGCGCGCATACGAAAACGGCGAAACCGATGTTCTTGCGCGTGAAAAAATGGCGAATGCCGCAACAATGGCGGGTATGGCTTTTGCAAACGCATTTCTCGGCGTGTGCCACTCAACGGCGCATAAGCTGGGCGCGTTCCATCACCTTCCGCACGGAGTTGCAAACGCTCTTATGATAGAACACGTTCTCCGCTTTAACGCGAGCGAAACACCGAAGAAAATGGGAACGTTTCCGCAGTACGACCACCCTCATACGCTTGAAAGGTACGCGGAAATTGCCGATTATTTGAAACTCGGCGGAAAAACTGACGAAGAAAAGCTTGAAAAGCTTGTCGGTGCGGTGAATGCTCTTAAAGAGAAAGTGGGAATTAAAAAGTCAATAAAAGATTACGGCATAGACGAAAAAGATTTTCTCGCGCGTCTTGACGAGATGACCGAGCAGGCGTTTGATGACCAGTGCACCGGCGCAAACCCGAGATATCCGCTTATGAGCGAGATAAAGGAAATGTATCTTGCCGCTTATTACGGCAAAGATGCAAACTTATAA
- a CDS encoding (2Fe-2S) ferredoxin domain-containing protein, producing MKVTVCIGSSCHIKGSRQVVEQLQYLISENNLTDKVELGGTFCMGRCQEGVCVTVDEAFHSVTPEATKDFFEKEIKAELA from the coding sequence ATGAAAGTTACGGTTTGTATCGGCAGTTCCTGCCACATTAAAGGGTCAAGACAGGTTGTTGAACAGCTTCAGTATCTTATTTCGGAAAACAATCTTACCGATAAGGTAGAGCTTGGCGGAACGTTTTGTATGGGCAGATGCCAGGAGGGCGTCTGTGTAACGGTAGACGAGGCTTTCCATTCGGTAACGCCCGAAGCCACAAAAGATTTCTTTGAAAAAGAAATAAAAGCTGAACTTGCATAA